DNA from Saccharomyces cerevisiae S288C chromosome V, complete sequence:
CGAGGGCACGTTAGTTGGTTTCGACGACTTCGTCAACGTTATACTGGAAGACGCTGTCGAGTGGCTTATCGATCCTGAGGACGAGAGCAGAAATGAGAAAGTTATGCAGCACCATGGCAGAATGCTTTTAAGCGGCAACAATATTGCCATCCTTGTGCCAGGCGGCAAAAAGACCCCTACGGAGGCGTTGtaaaaaggcaaaaattAACGCGAATTTGTATAGTGcatctaaaaaaaataattaagTATAAAAATAGATAAAGGAAATCAagtgtttctttttttttttttggtttattGTTTGACACTGGTGATTTGCTTAACCAGCGCCTCCAGCTTCGCGTTCGTGAGAGCGACGTCTTTTCCCCGCATCGCCACCGTACAATTCATTAAATGCCATATTCCGATCACGTATTGGACCTTGCGCATGCCGCCCTGCTGGCGGCACATATCGAAACACTTTGCTGAAATCGCATAGATCTCGCCCAGATCGTGTTCGAGCATTCGACCGCCTAAGTAGTTTACCAGTATTTGCAGCAACAGAgccttcttcaatttgaaGCGGTTGTCCGCAACGGCTTCTCCGGCAACGAACTTGTTGCTAGAGTAGAACTCGCGGAGCTTCGACACGTACTCGGCGCGCTGCTTGTCACTACATGGCAGCGGGTTCCAACTGAACGGCTCGAAATGGCTGAAAAGCCATAGGATCGTTACTGTGCACTCCCATATGGGGTTGAACTGCAGATCCGTTTCTTGTAGCAATTTCTCCACCTGAAGCCACACCTTGTTGCATTGCTCTACGAGTTCGCCCTGTTTGTCCCCCGAACATCGGCTCACTCTTGCCGCCTGCACTGTGTAGCAATTCAGAAGCGATATCATCTTCACCTCGCTGGATGTACCGCCAGATTGTGCAAGCCGCGTGTACTCTTCTACGGCCCCGCCGCCTTCAAACTGAACCTTCATGGCTTGCAGCAGCCTCACGTAGCCTGGAGAGGGCCCTAACTTAGGTGACTCGGTCGTCACTACGGCCCCCTTCAAGAGTGTTTGTTCCCACACTTTGTAAAACTCACAGAATTCAAGAATGCTCTTGTATGTCTGGATTCGTGAGTCCAGCTCATTCATCGAAACACCGCCAGCGGCAATGTTCTTAATCAGTTTCTGCGTTGTAGAATAGACTTTGGGGAGGAACTTCCTGGAAAAATTGCCCTTTTCGTCATAACAGTTCACGATGTAGCTGACACTTTGCAATAATAACAGTATGTTCTTTAATTCTTTGTAGTGGAAAATCATAGGCAACTCTACTTTCAGCGCTATCCTTGGCATGATTTTGATCACACATCCCTTACCTTCATTAGTGACTAGAGATTGCTTGTTTGTgtcaaagaaatttttgaattcgtTCAAGTGGTCCGTAATATTCCCGTCTTTACAAAGCTGGATTACCATCTCTAATGCCAACTTCCATGCATATAGCTCAGGCCCCACCGTGTGCAGCTCCGTGCTTCGCAGCTCCTGCAGAGCATCCTCGGGGATTGGGAACCTCTCATTTAGCAAGTAATTCACATAACACAGATTTAGAAACCATTTCCATTGTGACTTTTCCCGACATTGCGAGAGTAGCCCATGAAAACTCGTCTTCACCCTGCGGTGCTGTTTCAGCTTAATGCAAAGCATCACGCCGACATACTGGAATACGGATGCCCAATTTTGATACAACTCATCCTGCAAATTTACCATGTACTGGACTAATTCATTGCAATTTCTTAGTGCAATCTTATAGTGGAACTTACTGTCTCTCATAAGTGGCAAGTCATGTAACAGCAGAAACTCGCAACGCATGATCTCTTCTACCAAATCTGTGTCGCTCTGGTGCGTTTGTAACCGTTCTTTCAAACTGGAAATGTAAAGCTCTGCTAGGTCAAAATTATACGTCTCCTGTATCAATAACTCCACCATCTCAAACGTGACCTTACTATCCTCCAGAACTGAAAGCGTACATTTCGTTTTCAATAGCTGAAACATCTGGATAGACATGTTCATGAGGCCATAATACTGCTTCAACCCTTCCTCAGAACCGATTTTATTCGCAATTGAATATGCATGGTCTCTGTATTCCTGTGCTAAGTGGTATACTTGTGAAATACTAAGTTTGTCGCCAAGATTTTCCATGAATTTGTACTTCTTTCGAAATCGTTCAATTTCTACCAATACTGATTCCCCTCTGATAGCTGAGATGTCGGGATTCCCTTTGCTGATAGATCTAACTCATCTCTTTACGTATTTTAATTGTGAAGCCGTAAATAGTTATCTTCCAAGTTTCTCTTACGCGAGCTTTTtgggaaaagaaaaaaatttgaagatcTACATATAAAACATGGCTTCAAAGGATTACTAATGACTTTTTTTACCTTGATAGGTATTCTTGATGGTAAGAGTAAACAAGGGACGTGAAAATTACAGTAGttactgttttttttggacTATAAGATCGGGGGAAAGATAACACATAAGAAATAAAACGACTACTAGTTAGACTGCTCTGCGGAAGAAGCAAGGAAGTAAAGGCtgcattttatttttcttttctagtCCAACATAAACAGGTGTATCAAGagaaacttttttaattatGGCCGATGAGGAACGTTTAAAGGAGTTTAAAGAGGCAAACAAGATAGTGTTTGATCCAAATACCAGACAAGTATGGGAAAACCAGAATCGAGATGGTACAAAACCAGCAACTACTTTCCAGAGTGAAGAGGACATAAAAAGAGCTGCCCCAGAATCTGAAAAAGACACCTCCGCCACATCAGGTATTGTTCCAACACTACAAAACATTGTGGCAACTGTGACTTTGGGGTGCAGGTTAGATCTGAAAACAGTTGCGCTACATGCCCGTAATGCAGAATATAACCCCAAGCGTTTTGCTGCTGTCATCATGCGTATTAGAGAGCCAAAAACTACAGCTTTAATTTTTGCCTCAGGGAAAATGGTTGTTACCGGTGCAAAAAGTGAGGATGACTCAAAGCTGGCCAGTAGAAAATATGCAAGAATTATCCAAAAAATCGGGTTTGCTGCTAAATTCACAGACTTcaaaatacaaaatattGTCGGTTCGTGTGACGTTAAATTCCCTATACGTCTAGAAGGGTTAGCATTCAGTCATGGTACTTTCTCCTCCTATGAGCCAGAATTGTTTCCTGGTTTGATCTATAGAATGGTGAAGCCGAAAATTGTGTTGttaatttttgtttcagGAAAGATTGTTCTTACTGGTGCAAAGCAAAGGGAAGAAATTTACCAAGCTTTTGAAGCTATATACCCTGTGCTAAGTGAATTTAGAAAAATGTGATGGGGAAGGAGTAgacgaaaagaaaaaaaggttttCTATTTGTTCCATTTTCTCAATTATTAATGGTCctcaaagaaataaaagaaaaggaagaagaagtaatTGTAATATCAAACGGTTTTTTATAGTATATTCTTCTTATtctatatttatatatcaATGTTTTATAATAAGATGTTTATTCATAGCATATCTGGTGGATCGTCTCTATTAAGCGCCAGCGAGGTGTTTGCCTCTGCATTTTTCAGCAAAGCAAGCTCCCTTTCCAGCTTGAATCTATGTTCACGCTCATCCGacaattctttttcatacTTTCTTTGTGTACTCGTAAGCACTTTTTTAAACTCACTTGTCATTATTGAAAGTGAACGTGATCCAGAACCGCTTGTGGGGCTTCCTACAGAGGAAGGTGAACTTGGATCCCAAGTCACCGGCGAACTCGCTGGTGATGACATGCCGAAATTATGTCTGCTTGAATTCAGCTTGTTGTTGGctttttcaagttctttattttcctgCTCCAATTCGtgtaatttcttttcagttttACTCAAATTCGAGTGGTTGTTTAATAACTTATCTTGTAATTCTCTGTTAGTCCGCGTTAGCTTCTCGATATCTTGTACATATTCGGCACGGTCATTCTCGAATTGCTTAGTCAAGAAATTGTGTGCCAGTTGCAAATCACTAAATGCCGTTTCTAGttcttctaattttttaGAGGAGTCTTCCTCTTGAATTGCAGCGGCGTTAGGCGAAATAGGTGGTGATGacgtatttttttctagacTGACGCAGGTATCCAAGATAGAATTTATcccatttttcaagaacttCACAGGGTCATCTAATGGTATTGGCTTGATATCAATGCCTTTCTGAATGGAGTTTGACATCAAGAAGGACGTTAATTCTTGAagtatttcatttttatcgtCATCAGCTTTGTCAGTATGGTAAGCACCCTTGTTAAATTTATCTGTGCCACCCATATTAGTGGAAGACCTCGCTCTTTTAGAATTTGGGAaactgttgttgt
Protein-coding regions in this window:
- the LSM5 gene encoding RNA-binding protein LSM5 (Lsm (Like Sm) protein; part of heteroheptameric complexes (Lsm2p-7p and either Lsm1p or 8p): cytoplasmic Lsm1p complex involved in mRNA decay; nuclear Lsm8p complex part of U6 snRNP and possibly involved in processing tRNA, snoRNA, and rRNA) gives rise to the protein MSLPEILPLEVIDKTINQKVLIVLQSNREFEGTLVGFDDFVNVILEDAVEWLIDPEDESRNEKVMQHHGRMLLSGNNIAILVPGGKKTPTEAL
- the PEA2 gene encoding Pea2p (Coiled-coil 12S polarisome subunit; required for polarity establishment, apical bud growth, shmoo formation, filamentous differentiation; involved in Bni1p localization at sites of polarized growth, controlling polarized assembly of actin cables; role in apical growth affects diploid-specific bipolar bud site selection; retains Slt2p at bud tip to regulate ER inheritance; role in Ca2+ influx, cell fusion; S288C allele encoding Leu409 rather than Met linked with non-invasion), giving the protein MHKFDLELSRRANPLLFSAERYEEYPLKYDELKQYLLSQNPSHPHHNSRPYTSIDYFDYLLYRSKNDESEIDLDKKLVSEFALYYVQKEHLNSDDLNPTLNELLKLQPKSADWYEMMLRILESINTTGIDQLTKENNNSFPNSKRARSSTNMGGTDKFNKGAYHTDKADDDKNEILQELTSFLMSNSIQKGIDIKPIPLDDPVKFLKNGINSILDTCVSLEKNTSSPPISPNAAAIQEEDSSKKLEELETAFSDLQLAHNFLTKQFENDRAEYVQDIEKLTRTNRELQDKLLNNHSNLSKTEKKLHELEQENKELEKANNKLNSSRHNFGMSSPASSPVTWDPSSPSSVGSPTSGSGSRSLSIMTSEFKKVLTSTQRKYEKELSDEREHRFKLERELALLKNAEANTSLALNRDDPPDML
- the SCC4 gene encoding cohesin-loading factor complex subunit SCC4 (Subunit of cohesin loading factor (Scc2p-Scc4p); complex is required for the loading of cohesin complexes onto chromosomes; involved in establishing sister chromatid cohesion during double-strand break repair via phosphorylated histone H2AX), whose product is MENLGDKLSISQVYHLAQEYRDHAYSIANKIGSEEGLKQYYGLMNMSIQMFQLLKTKCTLSVLEDSKVTFEMVELLIQETYNFDLAELYISSLKERLQTHQSDTDLVEEIMRCEFLLLHDLPLMRDSKFHYKIALRNCNELVQYMVNLQDELYQNWASVFQYVGVMLCIKLKQHRRVKTSFHGLLSQCREKSQWKWFLNLCYVNYLLNERFPIPEDALQELRSTELHTVGPELYAWKLALEMVIQLCKDGNITDHLNEFKNFFDTNKQSLVTNEGKGCVIKIMPRIALKVELPMIFHYKELKNILLLLQSVSYIVNCYDEKGNFSRKFLPKVYSTTQKLIKNIAAGGVSMNELDSRIQTYKSILEFCEFYKVWEQTLLKGAVVTTESPKLGPSPGYVRLLQAMKVQFEGGGAVEEYTRLAQSGGTSSEVKMISLLNCYTVQAARVSRCSGDKQGELVEQCNKVWLQVEKLLQETDLQFNPIWECTVTILWLFSHFEPFSWNPLPCSDKQRAEYVSKLREFYSSNKFVAGEAVADNRFKLKKALLLQILVNYLGGRMLEHDLGEIYAISAKCFDMCRQQGGMRKVQYVIGIWHLMNCTVAMRGKDVALTNAKLEALVKQITSVKQ
- the SPT15 gene encoding TATA-binding protein (TATA-binding protein (TBP); general transcription factor that interacts with other factors to form the preinitiation complex at promoters; essential for viability, highly conserved; yeast gene can complement mutations in human homolog TBP) — translated: MADEERLKEFKEANKIVFDPNTRQVWENQNRDGTKPATTFQSEEDIKRAAPESEKDTSATSGIVPTLQNIVATVTLGCRLDLKTVALHARNAEYNPKRFAAVIMRIREPKTTALIFASGKMVVTGAKSEDDSKLASRKYARIIQKIGFAAKFTDFKIQNIVGSCDVKFPIRLEGLAFSHGTFSSYEPELFPGLIYRMVKPKIVLLIFVSGKIVLTGAKQREEIYQAFEAIYPVLSEFRKM